Part of the Pseudomonas sp. ADAK13 genome is shown below.
AGGTAGCGCGCACTGAGGGACAAGGGGTAGCAGAGCAGGAAGTAACCCAGCGCCACCAGGCCATAGACCATGAAGGGTTCGAAGGTAGCGTTGGCGAGCATGCCGCCGGTTTTGGTCAGCTCGGTAAAGCCGATGATCGAGGTCACGGCGGTGCCTTTGACCACTTGCACCGAGAAACCCACGGTCGGCGCCACGGCAATGCGCAGGGCCTGGGGCAGGATCACGTAGCGCAGTTGTTCAAGCGGATTCAGGGCCAGGCTCGCGGACGCCTCCCATTGCCCGTGGGCGATGGAGTCGACGCAGCCCCGCCAGATCTCGGCCAGGTAGGCACTGGTGAACAGGGTCAAGGCAATCGCCGCTGCCAGCCAGGGCGAAATGTCCACGCCGAGCAAGGCGATGCCGAAGAACACCAGGAACAGCTGCATCAGCAGCGGCGTGCCCTGGAACAGTTCGATGTAGGTGCGGGCGACGTTGCGCGGGAAGGCCTTGTTACTGATGCGCAGGGTCATCACCAGCAAGCCGATCACGCCGCCGCCGATAAACGCCACCAGCGACAACAGCAAGGTCCACTGCAAGCCGGTGGCCAGGTTGCGCACGATGTCCCAGAAGGAAAAATCACTCATCGGGCGTTCCTCATCACATAGCGCCGACCGATCCAGTTGAGCAATTGGCGGATCATCAGTGCCATGCACAGGTAGACCAGGGTGGTCAGCGCGTAGGTTTCAAACGCACGGAAGTTGCGCGACTGGATAAAGTTGGCGGCAAAGCTCAGCTCTTCAGTGGCGATCTGCGAGCAGACCGCAGAACCGAGCATCACGATGATGATCTGGCTGCTCAAGGCCGGCCAGACCTTGCCCAGTGCCGGCAGCAGCACCACGTGGCGGAACGCTTCGAAGCGCGTCATCGCCAGTGCGGCCGCCGCTTCCAGTTGCCCGCGAGGGATCGCCTGGATCCCGGCGCGGATGATCTCCGTGGAGTACGCCCCGAGGTTGATCACCATCGCCAGCACCGCCGCCTGCCATTCGGTGATTTTCAGACCGAGGGACGGCAGGCCGAAGAAGATGAAAAACAACTGCACGAGGAACGGCGTGTTGCGGATCAACTCGACATACACCCCGAAGATCCAACTGAACGGCTGGATCTTCCACGCCCGCACCACGGCGCCGACGATTCCCAGCGCCACGCCCAGCACCGCACCGATGGCGGTCAGTTCAAGGGTGAACAGCGCGCCGCGCAGCAACAGATCGGTATTGGCCAGAACCGGCACAAAGTCGAATTGATAGGCCATAGTTAACCCTCGTTACCGCGATCAGAGATCAGCCGGCAGCGGCTCTTTAAGCCACTGCATTGCGTTCTTTTCCAGGCTGCCGTCGGCCTTGGCTGCCACCAGGATCTGGTTGACCTTGTCCAGCAACGCCGGCTCATTCTTGTTCACGCCCACGTACACCGGCGAGTCCTTGAGCTTCACTTTCAGTGCCGGCACGCGCTTGGGGTTGCGCTCGCTGATAGCCACCATCACCACGTTGCCGCTGGCGATCAGGTCCACCTGGCCGGCCAGGTAGGCGGCGATGGTCGAGTTGTTGTCTTCAAAGCGCTTGATCGTGGCTTCTTTAGGCGCAACGGCGGTCAGCTCGATGTCTTCAATGGCGCCACGGGTCACGCTGATGGTTTTGCCCTTGAGGTCGTCAACGGTGCTGACCGGCGCATCCGGCGGGCCGAACACGGCGAGGTAGAACGGCGCGTAGGCCTTGGAGAAGTCGATGACCTTCTCCCGTTCGGCGTTCTTGCCCAGGCTTGAAATCACCAGGTCGACCTTGCCGGTGGTGAGGAACGGAATGCGGTTGGTGCTGTTGACCGGGGTCAGTTCAAGTTTGACCTTGAGCTGGTCGGCCAGCAGTTTTGCGGTGTCGATGTCCAGGCCGCGGGGCTTCATGTCGGGGCCGACCGAGCCGAACGGCGGGAAGTCCTGAGGCACGGCCACCTTGAGGGTGCCACGGGCGACGATATCGTCCAGACCGTTGGCCTGGGCGGGCGCCTGGCTCAGCATCAGGCTGGCAAACAGGGCAGTGAGCAGGGCGCTGCAACGCTTGGTCATGGCAACTCTCCGAAAAGGACGAAAGGATTTTCTGAGTTTTGCCAGTGCACAGCCCATGCCAGTACTGCTCTTATTCGCGCAAAGGCCGGTAGCCGTTGAGTTCTGGCGGTCTTACTGGTCTGAACAGTTGATGCGCTTTCTGCACCCTTTTCGAGCGCCGCCAAAACCGCGCGAGCCCCTTTGGGGCGTGGCTTGCCGGGCGTCGAGAATAGCTTTACAACTAGCCGCTCAGTTGACGGGAAATTTGAGTTTTTATGAATTCCATCGCCCAAGCCGTACCGGAAGTGGCGTTACAGGCCATCCGCAAATTGATCGCCGATGAGGGCTTCGGGCCGGGCGATGCATTGCCCTCCCAGCGCGATTTGGCGCTGCAATTGGGCGTGAGCCGGGCCTCGTTGCGTGAAGCCTTGTCATCGCTCAGTGCCCTGGGCTTGGTCAGTGTGCAGCCGGGCAAAGGCGTGTTTGTGCAAGCCGCCGAGGAAGCTCCGGGGTTGGCCTGGCCATTTACGGCACAGGCAACGCCGCTGGATATCTTTCAGTTGCGCTACGCGCTGGAAGGCTTTGCGGCGGGGCTGGCGGCAGTGACGTTGACCACCGATGAACTGGACATTCTGGAAGACAATGTCGAGGCGATGCGCAAGGAGTTAAAGACTGGCGACTTTGAAGCGGCAGCCCGGCTGGACTTCGAATTCCACCGGCGCATCCTGCTGGCCAGCGGCAATCAGGCGATGGTGAGCATCCTCAGCGCCAGTGCGGAGGTGTTTTTGGAGAGCCAGAAGCTACCGTTCATCCGGCCAGAGCGGGCCATGGAGACCTGGCAGGAACACCGCAAGATCCTCCGTGCACTGGCTCGGCGCGCCAGCGGGGCGGCGCAGAAAAGCATGCAGGAACACGTACGTAACGCGGCGCTGCGTACGGGCATTGCGTTCATCACTCCCGTGACCCCTTGAGTTGGGCTATACCCAAACTCATGCACCACCATAGCAAGAGTCAATCAGCTGCGGCTTCCTGAACGCGGGAAGGGCGGCTATGATGGGCAACGTTTTTTTTGCTTACAACCCGGAGACATCCATGAGCAACGATCTTATCAAGCACGTCACCGACGCGACCTTTGAGGCCGAAGTACTGAAGGCCCAGGGCCCGGTGCTGGTTGACTACTGGGCTGAGTGGTGCGGTCCTTGCAAAATGATCGCTCCGGTCCTGGACGACATTGCTACTACTTACGAAGGCAAGTTGACCATTGCCAAGCTGAACATCGACGACAACCAGGAAACCCCGGCCAAGCACGGCGTGCGTGGTATCCCGACCCTGATGCTGTTCAAGAACGGCAATGTCGAGGCCACCAAGGTCGGCGCGCTGTCGAAGTCCCAGCTGCAAGCTTTCCTCGACGCTAACATCTAAGCGTCCTCAAAAAGCCCCGCAAATAGCGGGGCTTTTTCGTGATACAGGGCTAGACGCTCCGAAACTCAGGTGGTACATTCGGCCCCGCACTGGTTTCTCCACTGCCCCCTGCAAGCCGTCGCCGACGCTCTCCTTTTCGATTAGTACGCGATCCTGTCGCCTTCTCTGCGGCGCGGCCTCATTAAGCCAAAAGCTTAATTTCCCCCCCTCCATAAATGATTACGTCATTCCTATATGAATCTGACTGAACTCAAGCAAAAGCCGATTACCGAACTGCTCGAATTGGCCGAACAGATGGGCATAGAAAATATGGCCCGTTCGCGCAAGCAGGACGTGATTTTCTCCCTGCTGAAAAAGCACGCGAAAAGCGGCGAGGAAATCTCCGGTGATGGCGTGCTGGAGATTCTCCAGGACGGCTTCGGCTTCCTCCGCTCTGCAGACGCCTCCTATCTTGCCGGCCCAGACGATATCTACGTCTCGCCGAGCCAGATCCGTCGCTTCAACTTGCGCACCGGTGACACCATCGTTGGCAAGATCCGCCCTCCAAAGGAAGGCGAGCGTTATTTCGCCCTGCTCAAGGTCGACACGATCAACTACGATCGTCCGGAGAACGCGAAAAACAAGATTCTCTTCGAGAACCTGACCCCGCTGTTCCCGACCGTGCGCATGAAGATGGAAGCCGGTAACGGTTCCACCGAAGACTTGACCGGTCGTGTGATCGACCTGTGCGCCCCTATCGGTAAAGGCCAGCGCGGCCTGATCGTCGCTCCGCCGAAAGCCGGTAAGACCATCATGCTGCAGAACATCGCAGCAAACATCGCCCGTAACAATCCTGAAGTTCACCTGATCGTATTGCTGATTGATGAGCGTCCGGAAGAAGTGACCGAAATGCAGCGCACCGTGCGCGGCGAAGTGGTTGCCTCGACGTTCGATGAGCCGCCAACCCGCCACGTGCAGGTTGCCGAAATGGTGATCGAGAAGGCCAAGCGCCTGGTCGAACACAAGAAAGACGTGGTGATTCTGCTCGACTCCATCACCCGTCTGGCCCGTGCCTACAACACCGTGATCCCGAGCTCCGGCAAAGTGCTCACCGGTGGTGTCGATGCCCACGCCCTGGAGAAACCGAAACGTTTCTTCGGCGCTGCGCGGAACATCGAAGAAGGCGGCTCGCTGACCATCATCGCCACCGCGCTGGTTGAAACCGGCTCGAAGATGGATGAAGTGATCTACGAAGAGTTTAAAGGTACCGGCAACATGGAACTGCCTTTGGACCGTCGTATCGCTGAGAAGCGTGTGTTCCCTGCCATCAACATCAACCGCTCCGGCACACGCCGCGAAGAGTTGCTGACCGCCGACGACGAACTGCAGCGCATGTGGATCCTGCGCAAGCTGCTGCACCCGATGGACGAAGTTGCGGCCATCGAGTTCCTTATCGACAAGCTGAAAACCACCAAGACCAACGACGAGTTCTTCTTGTCGATGAAGCGCAAGTAACACGACGCTTCAGGTCCAAAAAAATGGCGCCCTACAGGGCGCCATTTTTTTTGTTTCTGAAAAGGGAGGTTTGGCCTTAGTGTGTGTCTGTTTAGTAACAAATTGGCGTGTGTGACTACACTCGCTGTCAATCTGATCAGGCTAACAACAAGATTTATGACCATTCTCGCTTATCGCAGGGACATTGACGGCCTGCGTGCCATAGCCGTTCTCGCTGTTGTGCTGTTTCATTTTGGTGTACCGGGCTTTACCGGCGGTTTTGTCGGTGTTGACGTCTTTTTCGTGATCTCCGGTTACTTGATCACCTCGATCATCTGGCGTGAGCGTGAGGCTGGCCGCTTCAGTTTTGTCGGCTTCTGGGCTCGGAGAGCGCGGCGTATCCTGCCGGCAATGTTTGTGATGATGCTCGGCACGCTGGTGGTGGGTTGGTTTCTGCTGGCGCCCAAGGATTACAGCGAGTTGGGGCGCTCGATGCATAACCAGGTGGTGTTTATCTCCAACCTGTTTTTCATGCGCCAGGACGGCTACTTTGATGTGGCCTCCGATATCAAGCCGTTGTTGCATACCTGGTCATTGTCGGTTGAGGAGCAGTTCTACATTCTCTTCCCACTGTTGCTGACACTGCTGTCGAGCCGGCTCAAACACTGGCGTGCGGCGCTGTTTGGGTTGTTGCTGGTGTCATTCGGGATGAGTGTGTGGGCGGTGGCCCACTCTCCGGAAAGGGCTTTTTTCCTGCTGCAGATGCGTGCCTGGGAACTGTTGGCGGGCGCCATGCTGGCCGTCATGCCGGTACGTGAGTACCGCGCAAGCCCGGTGTTGGCGCAGGCCGTCAGCCTTGCCGGCCTCGGCCTGATCCTGCTGGCGGTCTTCGCCTATGACCCGAGCACGCCGTTTCCCGGCGCCGCAGCACTGTTGCCGGTAGTGGGCGTGGTCTGCCTGATTTGGGCCAACGGTCAGCAAGCTACCCTGGCGAGCAAGCTGCTGGGTAGCCGTTTGCTGGTAGGGATTGGCCTGATCTCGTACTCCTGGTACCTGTGGCACTGGCCGGTGTATGTGTTCGGCAAGTACGCCAGCGTCGACGGGCTGGGCCCGTGGGAGTTGGGCGGGTTGTTTGTGTTGAGCCTGCTGCTGGGTTATGGATCCTGGCGATTCATCGAGGCGCCATTCCGTGAGCGTCGGTTGCTGGCAGGGCGCAAGCAAATCCTGGTGGCGGCGGGTATCGCGCTTCTTGGGGTGGGACTGCTGGGCAAAGGCCTGGTCTGGACGAAGGGGTTGCCTTGGCGCCTTTCGCCCGAGGCCTTGCAGTTTGCCCAGGCGCGCGAGTGGAGCCCGGACCTCATGGCCTGTCTGGTGGATGGGGGGAAAAACCGCCACCATGGATTTTGTCATTTCGGACCTCAGTCCGGGCCAACACGTGCGTTGGTTTGGGGCGATAGCCATGCCACGGCTCTGGTTCCGGCGTTGCAAGACGGCGCGAGCAAGTACGGTGTCAGCGTCACTCAGGCAGGTTACGCCGGCTGCCTGCCGTTTAATCGTAAAGAGAGTGTTCCGGGCTGCTTGAGCTTTAACCAGCGAGTCAGCCAACTGCTGGGCCAGGAAACCTTTAGCGACGTGGTGCTGGCGGCGCGCTGGAGTCTTTATGTCTATGGGCAGCTCGATGGTGACACCGAGGCCTCACTGCTCAACCCGGCGACCGGCACCTACGATCGTGGCGTCGCCGAGCAGCGTTTCGCCGAAAGCCTGCGCGCCCTTGTGCAGCAATTGCGCGCAGGCGGCCATCGGGTGTGGTTGGTCAAGGAAGTCCCGCTGCAGGAATTCAGTCCGCCTTACCGTCTCAGTCGCCTGGCAATGCTCGACCGGCCCACCGACAGAGAGGGAATGCCCCTGGCTGAGCATCTTCAGCGCCAGGCCTATATCAGCCACGTATTCGAGCAAATCGCTGCTGCTGATCCCGAGGTAAAGGTGCTGGATCCGGCGCCGAAGCTATGCAGTGTGAATGATTGGTGCCGGGTGGAACTGGACGGTCGGTCGCTGTACACCGATGACAATCACCTCTCGGCGGTCGGCTCGCGGTATGTCGAAGGGTTCCTTGAGCCGTTGTTCAAGGCCTTGCGCAATCAAAGCCAGGCATCGGCTCGTTGAGTCGGTGTCGTCGGCAATACTGCTCAATAAGCTGCCAGCGACCGTAAGAGCAGGTAGGATGTACGCCTATTTTACGGGTGGCATGGTTAATGAAATTCAAGGATCTTCGGGATTTCGTGCAGCAACTTGAGCAGCGCGGAGAGTTGAAACGTATCCAGGTGCCGATTTCCCCGGTGCTGGAAATGACTGAGATTTGCGACCGTACCCTGCGCAACAAGGGCCCGGCGCTGCTGTTCGAAAACCCGGTGGGCTTTGATATCCCGATACTTGGCAACCTGTTCGGCACCCCCGATCGCGTGGCGTTTGGCATGGGCGCCGAGTCGGTCAGCGAACTGCGCGAGATCGGCAAGCTGCTGGCCTTCCTCAAGGAGCCCGAGCCACCCAAGGGCCTGAAGGATGCCTGGTCCAAGCTGCCGATCTTCCGCAAGATCATTGCCATGGCCCCCAAGGTCGTGAAAGACGCGGTATGCCAGGAGGTGGTCATCGAAGGCGATGACGTCGACCTCGGCATGCTGCCCGTGCAAACCTGCTGGCCCGGCGACGTCGGCCCGCTGATCACCTGGGGCCTGACCGTCACCAAGGGCCCGAACAAGGACCGCCAGAACCTCGGCATCTACCGTCAGCAAGTGATCGGCCGCAACAAGGTCATCATGCGCTGGTTGAGCCACCGTGGCGGCGCGCTGGATTTCCGTGAGTGGTGCGAAAAGCATCCCGGCCAGCCCTTCCCGGTGTCCGTGGCCCTGGGCGCAGACCCGGCGACCATTCTCGGCGCTGTGACGCCGGTGCCCGACAGCCTGTCCGAGTACGCCTTCGCCGGCCTGTTGCGCGGTAACCGCACCGAGCTGGTGAAATGCCGTGGCAACGACCTGCAAGTGCCGGCCACCGCAGAAATCATCCTTGAAGGGGTGATTCACCCGGGCGAGATGGCCGATGAAGGCCCGTACGGCGACCACACCGGCTACTACAACGAAGTGGACAGCTTCCCGGTGTTCACCGTCGAGCGTATCACCCACCGCATCAAACCGATCTACCACAGCACCTACACCGGCCGTCCACCGGATGAGCCGGCGATCCTCGGCGTGGCGTTGAACGAAGTGTTTGTGCCGATCCTGCAAAAGCAGTTTCCGGAAATCACCGACTTCTACCTGCCGCCGGAAGGCTGCTCGTACCGCATGGCCATCGTGACGATGAAGAAGTCGTACCCGGGCCACGCCAAGCGGGTAATGCTGGGTGTGTGGTCGTTTTTGCGACAGTTCATGTACACCAAGTTCGTTATTGTCACCGACGACGACATCAACGCCCGGGACTGGAACGACGTGATCTGGGCCATCACCACGCGCATGGACCCCAAGCGCGACACCGTGATGATCGATAACACGCCGATCGACTACCTCGACTTCGCCTCGCCGGTATCGGGCCTCGGCTCGAAAATGGGCTTGGACGCCACCCATAAATGGCCGGGTGAAACCACCCGTGAATGGGGCCGCGTGATCGTCAAGGACGAAGCGGTAACTGCTCGTGTCGATGCGCTCTGGAAAGAATTAGGAATAGATTGATGCGTGTAACCCTGCAGCCTTCCGGTGCGGTACTTGAGCTGACCCCCGGCGAGCGGATCCTCGAGGGCGCGCGACGCCTGGGCTACGATTGCCCTCAGGCGTGCCGCAATGGCGTGTGTCACGTGTGTGCGGCGCTGTTGGTGGAAGGCCGGGTGCAGCAAGCCGGTGAGGTGCGTGACCATGGCGAGTTCTATACCTGCATTGCCGAGCCGCTGGAAGATTGCATCGTGTTGTGGGATGGCGTGCTGGCGCCGGGAGAGTTGCCGGTGCGCAAATTGTCTTGCCAATTGAGTGAATGCGTTGAAGTGGGCGGTGACGTATGGCGCGTGCGCCTGCGGGCCCCGGCGGGCAAGCCGGTGCGTTACCACGCCGGGCAATACTTGATGATCGAGCGGGAAAATGGCGAGAAGTCGGCATTCTCCCTGGCCTCGGCGCCCCACGCCGGGCGTGAGCTGGAATTGCATGTGCTGGCCCGGGAAGACAGCGCCCGCAGCCTGCTGGAGCAATTGCAGCGCAACCAGATGGCGCGTATCGAGCTGCCGTTTGGCGACACCCACCTGGCGGAACTGCCCGACGGGCCGCTGGTGCTGATCGCCGCCGGTACCGGCATGGCGCAGATGCACAGCCTGATCGAACACTGCCGCGCCAGCGGCTTCAAGCACCCGGTGCATCTGTATTGGGGCGTACGCCGGCCAGAAGATTTCTACGACATCGAGCACTGGGACCAGTGGCTGCAACTGCCCAACCTGTTCCTGCACAAAGTGGTCAGCGACCTGTGCGGCTGGGAAGGGCGCTGCGGGTTGTTGCATGAAGCGGTCTGCGAAGACATCAGCGACCTCACGGCCGTGCACGTCTACGCCAGCGGTTCACCGGCAATGATCTATGGCACGCTGGATGCGTTGGTCGACGCCGGCATGGATGCGCACCAGATGCGCGCCGATGTATTTGCCTACGCGCCCCGTCCGTAACATGTGGTGAGGGAGCAAGCTCCCTCGCCACAGAAGCCCTTCAGCGGTTCAATCAGAACCGAACGCCTGTCGTCACCATCGCCGCATTGAACCCGAGCAACACCAGCTCGGCGGCGACCGGTCCGTAGTGAGTGCCCACCGACGGGATGATCACCGGCGCTACGCCCAGCCCATTCAGTGGAATCTTGTCGCGGTACTTGCCGCGATAGCCCTGGATCAGGCCGCCTGTCAGCTTCAAATACACTGGGTAATCGGTCATGTCGTAGCGCTTGCCGGCGTAGACGTAGTACGAACGCTGGCTGAACGAGTTGCGAAACGTTGCCCCGCCATACACCAGGCCTGACGCTTCATTGCGCTCCAGACCGATCAAATCCTGATGATTGTTGTGGTCCTTGTCCGGCGCAAAGTGCCGGGTGTAGACGCTTGTCTGGGCGTACCAGAAGCCTTTTTCGTCCTGGCTGGGTGCTTCGACCGCCAGGGCGGTGGTGGCCTGTGCCAGGAACAGCAGGCTGGAAAGTCGATATTTCATGGTGCGACCTCGATAGTCGGTGATTGGGCGGCTAAGTGGGTCGTGACAGGTGGCCATTTTGAAGGCTCAGGCCCCATAAAGGCTGAACGGGCGCTGAAGGTACCGGGCGTGCACGGCTCAATCCTGATGAGCGGACGGGCGGTGCTTATGCATTCGCTTATTCTTTAAAGGTATTTAATTTGTTACATAAATATCATTAAGCTATATGGCAACGGACTACCGACTTTCTGCCAATAACCAATAAATGACCGCCACCGTCCGCCACACGGATCGATCGTACGAGCTCAGAGCATTGACGTTCTGGCTTTTGATTCCAAGGGGAGCGGTATGGGGAGCAACAAGCAGCACCTGCTGTACACGGCGATTTTGTCGGCTAATTTGCTGACCGCTGTGGGATTCAATCCAGTGGCAGCCGCCGAAACGGCCACTGCCGATGTACCCAAACTCGACACAGTCATCGTCACCGGCACCCGCGCCCAAGAGCGCACCGCCAGTGCTTCGCTGTCACCCATCGATGTGATTTCCGGCGACACCTTGCGCAGCACCGGTTCTGACGAACTGGGCGCGGTGTTGGCCCGTTTGATTCCTTCCATCAACTTCCCACGCCCAAGCCTGGTGGACGGCGCCGAACTGGTGCGCCCGGCGCAATTGCGCGGTTTGTCACCGGACCAGGTATTGGTGCTGGTCAATGGCAAGCGCCGCCACACCAGCGCCTTCGTCAACCTCGGTGGCGCCGTGGGGCGCGGCTCGGCACCGGCGGATCTAAATGCGATCCCGCTGGCGGCGGTGGACCATATCGAAGTGCTGCGTGACGGCGCCTCCGCCCGCTATGGCTCGGATGCGATTGCCGGGGTGATCAACGTGATCCTCAAGCATGACGACCACGGCGGCTCGATCACCAGCAAGTTCGGTGAATACAAAAAGGGCGACGGCATCCAGCGCAATCTCAGCGGCAACACCGGCGTGGCGCTGGGGGATAACGGTTTTATCAACGTCTCCGCCGAAGGTGCCGACAACGATTACACCAACCGCGCCGGCAAGGATTTCCGGCCGGGCAGCGTCGGCTCGACGACCTATGGCCAGCGCGTATTCCGCCAGGGCGAACCGGCCACCGATCAGGGCAAGCTGTTTCTCAACTCGGCCTATTCCTTCAGCGACGCGGCTGAGTTCTACGCGTTTGGTGGCTACAGCAAGACCCGTGGTGAGACTGCAGCGTTCTACCGGGCCAGCAACGCGAGCAACAACATTCCTGCGCTCAACCCCAACGGTTACCTGCCGCTGATTCGCGGTGACGTGGAAGACACGTCCCTGGCGGTGGGCTTGCGCGGGTTGTTGGCCTATGACTGGCACTACGATGTGTCGATCAACTACGGCAAGAACCAGTACCAGATCGGCACTGAAACCATCAACACCTCGCTGGGCCTGGCCACGCCGCGCAAGTTCGACAACGGCACCCTGGTCAATGACCAGAAGCAACTCAGCCTGGACCTGTCGCGGGAATTCAGCCTGGGCTGGTTGCCGTACCCGGTGTCGGTCGCGTTTGGTGGCGAGTACCTGGACCAGGGTTACCAAATCAAGGCGGGTGATCCGGCGTCCTACTACCAGACCGGCAGTTCGGGCCTGGGCGGCTTCCGTGATTCCGACGCCGGCACCAGCACGCGGCATAACTGGGCGCAGTACCTCGACCTGGAAACCAACTTCACCGAAAAACTCAGCGCCTCGGCTGCCGTGCGTCACGAGGATTACAGTGATTTTGGCTCAAACGTCAGCGGCTCGCTCTCGGCCCGTTACGACTTCACCCCGCAAGTGGCCTTGCGCGGCAGTGTTTCCAACGGCTTCCGCGCGCCATCCCTGGCACAGCAAAACTTTGCCTACACCTCGTCGCAACTGATCGGCAACACCATTCAGGAAGCCGGCACCTTCCCGGCCAACAGCCAGGTGGCGCGCCTGCTCGGTGCTGAAGACCTGAAAGCCGAGAAATCCCGCAACTACAGCCTCGGCCTGGTGCTGGAGCCGACCGACAACCTGACGGTGACCGCCGACGTCTACCGCATCGACATCAGCGACCGCATCAGCCTGTCCTCCAACCTGGACCTGAGCAAGAACCCGGCGGCGCTCGCGTATCTGCAGGCCAACGGCGTCGGCAACATCAATTACACCACCGTGCGCTACTTCACCAACGCCACCGACACCACCACCAACGGCATCGACCTGGTGGCCAACTATCGCTATCAACTGGATAACGGTGTGCGCTGGAACAGCACCGTGGGCTACAACTACAACCACACCAAGGTCACCGACGTAAAAGCCAACCCGGCGGTATTGGATAGCCTGGGGGCGAGCCTGGTGCGGGTGGACCGTCGCGAGCGCATCGGCCTGTTGGGCGACACCACGCCCCAGCACAAGCTGAGCCTGGGCAACGACCTGAGTTTCGGCAATTGGGCGCTGCACAGTAATTTGGTGCGCTATGGTTCATTTACCAGCTATCAGGCAGACCCCACCAACGACCAGAGCTTCAAGGCAGCCTGGCTATTGGACCTGTCGGCCGACTACAAGCTGAAAAACTGGACCTTCACCGTCGGCGGCGACAACGTCACCGACAAGTACCCGGAAAAACTCAATGCCTACGCCAGCAGTGGTGGCAATTTGGCCTATAGCACTTTTTCGCCGTACGGTTACAGCGGCGCGTTCTATTACGGTAAAGTTGCTTACAACTGGTAACAGCTTCTCGTAACAACAAAGGAGACCTAAGCGATCTGCCATGACCGCCATTGAATCTGATCTTTTGCAATTGGCTTACCCTCCGCGGCTCGATCTGGGGCCGCAACTCACTCACGAACAGTTGATGAGTTCGATGCAGGCCACCATGGCCCGGCATAAGGGGGGACCGGTCTGGCTGTTCGCTTACGGTTCGCTGATCTGGCGACCTGAATGTTCGTCGACACAACGGATGCGGGCACGGGTCTACGGTTATCACCGGGGCTTGTACCTGTGGTCCCATGAGCATCGGGGCACGCCGGAAATACCGGGGTTGGTGTTTGGCCTGGATCGCGGTGGCTCGTGCAGCGGGTTCGCTTACCGCTTGCCGGAAGATCAACTGGATGCCTCGCTGTATGCCCTGTGGCAGCGCGAGATGCCTTACCCCTCCTACCGGCCACACTGGCTGACCTGCCGTCTTGAAGATGGCAGCCAGGTGCAGGCATTGGGATTTGTGCTGGAGCGGCACCTGCCCAGTTATGCCGGTAACTTGCCCGACATTGTGCTGAATCACGTGCTGCAAAGCGCTTGCGGGCGTTACGGTACTACGCGCGATTATGTCGAGCAGACCGTCAACGCCCTGCGTAGCCACGCCATGCCAGACAAGAATCTGGAGGCGCGGCTCAAGCGTTGTTCCAAAGGCTGTTCCGACGATTAACGTGCGGTACTGACGCTATTGGTGTGCCACAAGGTGGGGATCAGGAACGCGATCGCCAGCAGGCACGCGCCGATCAGCAGCACAAAACCACCGTCCCAGCCGAAATGGTCAACGGTGTAGCCCATGGCCGCACTCGCTGCCACTGAACCACCCAGGTAACCAAACAAGCCCGTAAAGCCCGCTGCGGTACCGGCGGCTTTCTTCGGTGCCAGTTCCAGCGCCTGCAGGCCGATCAGCATCACCGGGCCGTAGATCAGGAAGCCGATGGAGAACAGCGCGATCATGTCGATCATCGGGTTGCCCGGCGGGTTGAGCCAGTAAACCAGGGTCGCCACGGTCACCAGGCCCATGAA
Proteins encoded:
- a CDS encoding amino acid ABC transporter permease, giving the protein MSDFSFWDIVRNLATGLQWTLLLSLVAFIGGGVIGLLVMTLRISNKAFPRNVARTYIELFQGTPLLMQLFLVFFGIALLGVDISPWLAAAIALTLFTSAYLAEIWRGCVDSIAHGQWEASASLALNPLEQLRYVILPQALRIAVAPTVGFSVQVVKGTAVTSIIGFTELTKTGGMLANATFEPFMVYGLVALGYFLLCYPLSLSARYLERRLHASA
- a CDS encoding amino acid ABC transporter permease, yielding MAYQFDFVPVLANTDLLLRGALFTLELTAIGAVLGVALGIVGAVVRAWKIQPFSWIFGVYVELIRNTPFLVQLFFIFFGLPSLGLKITEWQAAVLAMVINLGAYSTEIIRAGIQAIPRGQLEAAAALAMTRFEAFRHVVLLPALGKVWPALSSQIIIVMLGSAVCSQIATEELSFAANFIQSRNFRAFETYALTTLVYLCMALMIRQLLNWIGRRYVMRNAR
- a CDS encoding transporter substrate-binding domain-containing protein; its protein translation is MTKRCSALLTALFASLMLSQAPAQANGLDDIVARGTLKVAVPQDFPPFGSVGPDMKPRGLDIDTAKLLADQLKVKLELTPVNSTNRIPFLTTGKVDLVISSLGKNAEREKVIDFSKAYAPFYLAVFGPPDAPVSTVDDLKGKTISVTRGAIEDIELTAVAPKEATIKRFEDNNSTIAAYLAGQVDLIASGNVVMVAISERNPKRVPALKVKLKDSPVYVGVNKNEPALLDKVNQILVAAKADGSLEKNAMQWLKEPLPADL
- a CDS encoding FadR/GntR family transcriptional regulator, with the translated sequence MNSIAQAVPEVALQAIRKLIADEGFGPGDALPSQRDLALQLGVSRASLREALSSLSALGLVSVQPGKGVFVQAAEEAPGLAWPFTAQATPLDIFQLRYALEGFAAGLAAVTLTTDELDILEDNVEAMRKELKTGDFEAAARLDFEFHRRILLASGNQAMVSILSASAEVFLESQKLPFIRPERAMETWQEHRKILRALARRASGAAQKSMQEHVRNAALRTGIAFITPVTP
- the trxA gene encoding thioredoxin TrxA yields the protein MSNDLIKHVTDATFEAEVLKAQGPVLVDYWAEWCGPCKMIAPVLDDIATTYEGKLTIAKLNIDDNQETPAKHGVRGIPTLMLFKNGNVEATKVGALSKSQLQAFLDANI
- the rho gene encoding transcription termination factor Rho; this translates as MNLTELKQKPITELLELAEQMGIENMARSRKQDVIFSLLKKHAKSGEEISGDGVLEILQDGFGFLRSADASYLAGPDDIYVSPSQIRRFNLRTGDTIVGKIRPPKEGERYFALLKVDTINYDRPENAKNKILFENLTPLFPTVRMKMEAGNGSTEDLTGRVIDLCAPIGKGQRGLIVAPPKAGKTIMLQNIAANIARNNPEVHLIVLLIDERPEEVTEMQRTVRGEVVASTFDEPPTRHVQVAEMVIEKAKRLVEHKKDVVILLDSITRLARAYNTVIPSSGKVLTGGVDAHALEKPKRFFGAARNIEEGGSLTIIATALVETGSKMDEVIYEEFKGTGNMELPLDRRIAEKRVFPAININRSGTRREELLTADDELQRMWILRKLLHPMDEVAAIEFLIDKLKTTKTNDEFFLSMKRK